From the genome of Ignavibacteriales bacterium, one region includes:
- a CDS encoding histidine kinase has protein sequence MRQLKILVILVGIIILEYCNSLWRYSINSWIKLIDLKRARFYLWVGASYLLLWLLSYLAKYPQAFVIKTLDEIYRAVYIILLNFIFYEYTLSPATRKKIFKFLLLLAAHFILFTYGFHVWINIGTQLHIYTVLSAEELQLGFHCPYSIGSIFFFGIIMHIYDYKKLKVTAQQLQIEKQQAELNYLKSQTNPHFLFNTLNNIYSLTRDKSDLAPESILRLSKILRYMLYETGGAYIAIEHELIIISDYIELEKLRYDDSLHINFNYDVEDMKQAIPPLLLIPLVENAFKHGVSETRAHPLVDIHLSINNRLLVFIVKNSTEKFSEEQGIKENIGLTNLRRQLELLYTDYNLSLQQTESLFTATLKINLASHV, from the coding sequence TTGCGTCAACTAAAAATTCTGGTAATCTTGGTTGGAATAATTATATTAGAGTATTGCAACTCACTTTGGAGATATTCTATTAACAGCTGGATAAAATTGATCGATTTGAAGCGTGCCAGATTCTATTTGTGGGTTGGTGCATCTTATTTATTGCTTTGGCTGTTGAGTTACCTGGCAAAATATCCTCAAGCATTTGTAATAAAAACTTTGGATGAAATTTACCGGGCTGTTTATATTATTCTTCTCAATTTTATTTTCTACGAGTATACTCTGAGTCCCGCAACACGGAAAAAGATCTTTAAGTTTCTCCTCCTTTTGGCAGCCCATTTTATATTGTTCACTTATGGCTTCCATGTCTGGATCAATATAGGAACCCAGTTGCATATTTATACAGTCTTAAGTGCCGAAGAACTTCAGCTTGGATTTCATTGTCCGTACAGCATCGGTTCAATTTTCTTTTTTGGAATCATTATGCACATTTATGATTATAAAAAATTAAAAGTAACAGCGCAGCAGCTGCAAATTGAGAAACAACAGGCTGAATTGAATTACCTCAAGTCGCAGACAAATCCGCACTTTTTATTCAACACGTTAAATAATATCTATTCATTGACAAGGGATAAATCTGATCTTGCCCCGGAATCAATTTTACGCTTGTCGAAAATATTGCGTTACATGCTTTATGAAACCGGCGGTGCGTATATAGCAATTGAACATGAACTAATAATAATAAGTGATTACATTGAGCTTGAAAAATTGCGTTACGATGATTCGTTACATATCAATTTTAACTATGACGTCGAAGACATGAAACAAGCTATTCCGCCGTTATTGTTAATACCATTAGTAGAGAATGCATTTAAACATGGTGTATCCGAAACAAGGGCTCATCCGCTGGTTGATATTCATCTTTCTATAAATAACCGGCTTTTGGTTTTCATTGTAAAAAATTCTACGGAAAAATTTTCTGAAGAACAGGGTATAAAGGAGAACATAGGTCTTACTAATTTGCGGCGTCAATTGGAATTACTCTATACGGATTACAATCTATCTCTTCAGCAGACTGAATCCTTATTTACAGCTACTTTAAAAATTAATCTTGCAAGCCATGTCTAA
- a CDS encoding DUF4395 domain-containing protein, producing the protein MNRIIKFGEDVEGYQIPVLNEREIRAAAGILFLIMFTSILTVVLKSNFLLLKYSIVIFLTDILLRVFINPKFSPSLILGRLIVRNQAPEYVGAKQKKFAWVIGVILAAIMFILLVVVNSYSPITGIICLICLIFLFFESAFGICLGCKFYTMIYKEKTQYCPGEVCDSKSKQDIQKTSKGQILIILGFIAFIFLTAYLFNENFNEKPFPLFGIESASHTK; encoded by the coding sequence ATGAATAGAATTATAAAGTTTGGAGAAGATGTTGAAGGATATCAAATCCCCGTATTAAATGAACGTGAAATTAGGGCTGCAGCAGGAATTCTATTTTTAATAATGTTTACTTCTATTCTAACAGTAGTATTAAAGAGTAATTTTTTACTTTTAAAATATTCTATAGTGATATTCCTTACAGATATTCTTTTGCGTGTCTTTATTAATCCCAAATTTTCTCCTTCCTTAATTCTTGGACGTTTGATTGTTAGGAATCAAGCGCCTGAATATGTCGGCGCAAAACAAAAAAAGTTTGCCTGGGTAATAGGAGTAATATTAGCAGCGATAATGTTTATTCTTTTAGTAGTTGTAAATTCTTATAGTCCAATAACAGGTATTATCTGTTTAATCTGCCTCATATTTTTATTCTTCGAATCCGCGTTTGGTATTTGCCTGGGATGTAAATTTTATACAATGATTTATAAAGAAAAAACTCAATACTGCCCCGGTGAAGTTTGTGATTCTAAATCAAAACAAGATATTCAGAAAACATCCAAAGGTCAGATACTTATAATTCTTGGATTTATTGCATTCATTTTTCTTACGGCATATTTGTTTAACGAAAATTTTAATGAAAAACCATTTCCCTTATTTGGAATTGAAAGTGCATCACACACAAAATAA
- a CDS encoding rhodanese-like domain-containing protein has translation MNPQKISYFFLFTVAICLQLTQPMKAEEGIKGNLVTVGWLEKNLKNSDVLILDASPSQIYSAKHIPSAINYDIFTYGPLEMPVTEIEKKYQSWGISLGKKIVIYDQGAGIMATKLFHSLYYYGFPEKDLLILDGGLYMWQQDGMPVTKEIAPTTSKGVFKIEKINEDARVELPEFLTASGDQKNFVLLEALDADWHFGVQQFFNRPGHIPNGILLPSLDFYNPDKTFKSAEEIKKMLNYLGIKPEQEIYTYCGGGVAASVPYFALKFILNYPKVKLFNESELGWLKDERELPFWTYDSPFLMRETNWLKTWGGRMMRMYGVSQVSIVDVRSANAYKQGHVPFALNISAELFKSNSTNPAKLADILGSAGVDTSHEVVIISGSGLSKESALAFVMLEKLGQKKISIFMDSMDKCAQLGFALTKDATVVGPQKVRGDLSIPTTTYPSNLHKGVIIADLTNTQGIYPKVFIASGSNVPPKIQDGKVVHVPFIDFLNADGTPKTAKDIWNILTKAGVPRYAELVCFSDDPSEAAVNYFILKLMGYPDIKVLVI, from the coding sequence ATGAACCCACAGAAAATCAGTTACTTTTTCTTATTTACCGTTGCGATTTGTCTGCAACTGACACAACCTATGAAGGCTGAAGAAGGAATCAAGGGCAATCTCGTCACTGTCGGCTGGTTGGAGAAAAATCTTAAAAATTCCGATGTTCTAATACTAGACGCCTCACCTTCCCAGATCTATTCAGCTAAACACATTCCAAGCGCAATTAACTATGACATATTCACTTATGGTCCATTGGAAATGCCCGTCACTGAAATAGAAAAAAAATATCAGTCTTGGGGAATTAGTTTAGGGAAAAAGATAGTGATCTACGATCAGGGCGCGGGAATTATGGCGACCAAACTATTTCATTCTCTCTATTATTACGGCTTCCCGGAAAAAGATCTTCTAATATTGGACGGCGGACTTTACATGTGGCAGCAAGACGGAATGCCGGTAACAAAAGAGATTGCACCTACAACAAGCAAAGGTGTCTTTAAAATAGAAAAGATTAACGAAGATGCAAGAGTCGAATTACCGGAATTCCTTACAGCATCCGGTGACCAGAAAAATTTTGTCTTACTTGAAGCACTAGATGCTGATTGGCACTTTGGGGTACAACAATTTTTTAACCGGCCCGGACATATCCCTAACGGAATCCTTCTTCCGAGTTTAGATTTTTACAATCCGGATAAGACTTTCAAATCGGCAGAGGAAATTAAAAAGATGCTGAACTACTTAGGAATCAAACCGGAACAAGAGATATATACTTATTGCGGCGGTGGAGTTGCAGCGAGTGTGCCGTACTTCGCTCTTAAATTCATTCTGAATTATCCTAAAGTCAAACTTTTTAATGAGTCCGAGTTGGGATGGCTTAAGGATGAACGAGAACTGCCGTTTTGGACTTACGATTCCCCGTTTCTAATGAGAGAAACAAACTGGTTAAAAACATGGGGAGGAAGAATGATGAGGATGTATGGAGTCTCACAAGTTAGTATTGTTGATGTTCGATCCGCAAACGCGTACAAACAAGGTCACGTACCCTTCGCACTGAACATCTCTGCAGAATTATTCAAAAGCAATTCCACGAACCCGGCAAAGCTTGCAGATATTCTTGGTTCAGCCGGTGTAGATACTTCTCATGAAGTGGTCATTATTTCAGGTTCCGGATTGTCGAAGGAATCAGCCCTTGCGTTTGTAATGCTGGAGAAATTGGGACAGAAAAAGATCTCTATCTTTATGGACTCAATGGATAAATGTGCACAACTTGGTTTTGCATTGACAAAAGATGCAACAGTTGTAGGACCTCAAAAGGTCCGCGGAGATTTATCGATACCCACAACAACTTATCCTAGTAATTTACATAAGGGAGTTATAATTGCAGATCTAACTAACACCCAGGGAATTTACCCCAAAGTATTTATTGCTTCAGGCTCAAATGTGCCGCCTAAAATTCAGGATGGAAAAGTTGTTCATGTGCCGTTTATAGATTTCCTGAATGCCGACGGCACTCCAAAAACCGCGAAGGATATATGGAATATCTTAACCAAGGCAGGCGTACCAAGGTATGCTGAACTTGTTTGTTTCTCCGATGATCCAAGTGAAGCTGCTGTAAACTATTTTATACTCAAGCTGATGGGGTACCCAGATATAAAAGTGCTCGTGATATAG
- a CDS encoding GNAT family N-acetyltransferase translates to MYEVRQLLQSEIELLVDLPPKEWDMNLPNIVSLHYGYPYFYPIVACKENEIIGFGNGILNNKIGWVGNIIVTPEMRRQGIGYQLTNHLVEFFKKNGCVTQLLIATELGKNIYSKIGFRTSSTYHIYKSGNGSNNYQQITSVRKVRKEDYPALRKLDMEITGEERSHLIERFFSTGLVYCCEEPSEIQGVYLPDLGSGFILAINSKAGIELMKYRFSQGKTTATIPSDNVDAIKFLEEENFQLQKILPRMVLGDKLNWKPNLIFNRGTGYFG, encoded by the coding sequence ATGTACGAAGTAAGGCAACTGTTACAATCAGAAATAGAATTGTTGGTTGATTTACCTCCAAAAGAATGGGATATGAATCTTCCAAACATTGTTTCACTTCACTATGGTTATCCATATTTCTATCCGATTGTGGCATGCAAGGAAAATGAAATAATAGGATTTGGGAACGGAATCTTAAACAACAAAATTGGCTGGGTTGGTAATATTATAGTTACACCAGAAATGAGAAGACAAGGAATTGGTTATCAGTTGACAAATCATTTGGTTGAATTCTTTAAGAAGAACGGATGCGTTACTCAATTACTAATAGCCACTGAATTGGGTAAAAATATTTACAGTAAGATTGGCTTTAGAACATCCTCTACATATCATATTTATAAATCAGGCAATGGTTCTAATAATTACCAGCAAATTACCAGTGTACGAAAAGTAAGAAAAGAAGATTATCCCGCGTTGAGAAAACTTGATATGGAAATTACGGGAGAAGAAAGATCACACTTGATTGAAAGATTCTTTTCAACCGGTTTAGTCTATTGTTGTGAAGAACCAAGTGAAATACAAGGAGTATATCTTCCGGATTTGGGTAGCGGCTTTATATTAGCAATTAATTCAAAAGCAGGCATTGAATTGATGAAATACAGATTTAGTCAAGGGAAAACAACTGCGACTATACCATCCGATAATGTTGATGCAATAAAATTCTTGGAAGAAGAAAATTTCCAATTACAAAAAATTTTACCGAGAATGGTCTTAGGTGATAAATTAAATTGGAAACCGAATTTAATATTCAATAGAGGAACAGGTTATTTCGGGTAA
- a CDS encoding alpha/beta hydrolase-fold protein: MLYKNIFLIVFILWANASFSQAQIVIGQKEVLHSKILNEDRVYQIYLPESYKWASDRSYPVLYLLDGDYNFLHSVGSVSFLSGQGEIPELIVVAITSTVRIRDFTQTDWSSHWIGGGGANNFKRFLSEELIPKIDKDFRTKSFRILSGHSASGQFALYCLSSQPSLFNAYFAISPSLDWDNELPQRSLAESFKTRDSLKAFLYFAYSDDLEGALDQDLRIVETLKTESPKGLRWICKGFPDETHGSVTLLAQIDALRQLFTGYRFHNDLLSKGLEFAEKHFQEVSKRLRYDIPVPEDIINNFGYEAIDNGKIQEAILLFKRNIEQNPNSANAYDSITDAYEKAGMWREAIESSEKAVELAKRYDDPNLSNFILHAKKIKDRSKLKAETK, from the coding sequence ATGTTATACAAAAATATATTTCTTATAGTTTTTATTCTTTGGGCGAATGCTAGTTTCAGCCAAGCCCAAATAGTAATAGGACAGAAGGAAGTTCTTCACTCAAAGATTTTAAATGAAGACCGCGTATATCAAATTTACTTACCGGAGAGTTATAAGTGGGCTTCAGATCGAAGCTACCCGGTACTTTATCTGCTTGACGGTGATTATAACTTTTTGCATTCAGTCGGTTCGGTAAGTTTTCTATCCGGACAAGGAGAAATTCCGGAATTAATTGTTGTAGCAATTACAAGTACAGTTAGAATAAGAGACTTTACACAGACGGATTGGTCATCTCACTGGATCGGAGGCGGCGGTGCAAATAACTTTAAAAGATTTCTTTCGGAAGAACTTATCCCGAAGATTGATAAAGACTTCCGGACAAAGAGTTTTCGTATTCTATCCGGGCATTCGGCATCCGGGCAATTTGCGCTTTACTGTTTAAGTTCTCAACCTTCCCTTTTTAATGCATATTTCGCAATAAGTCCAAGTCTCGATTGGGACAATGAACTTCCGCAAAGATCGCTGGCAGAATCATTTAAAACCAGAGATAGTTTAAAAGCATTTCTTTACTTCGCTTATTCGGATGATCTGGAAGGTGCATTGGATCAAGATTTGAGAATAGTTGAAACTCTTAAAACAGAATCTCCCAAAGGATTACGGTGGATTTGTAAGGGATTTCCGGATGAAACTCACGGCAGCGTTACACTGCTGGCACAGATCGACGCTTTACGGCAGCTATTCACCGGGTATAGGTTCCATAATGATCTTCTTAGTAAGGGTCTTGAGTTTGCTGAAAAACATTTTCAAGAAGTATCAAAAAGATTACGGTATGATATCCCCGTTCCCGAAGATATAATAAATAATTTTGGGTATGAAGCAATTGATAATGGAAAGATTCAAGAAGCTATTTTATTATTCAAACGCAACATAGAACAGAATCCAAATTCTGCGAATGCATACGACAGCATTACCGATGCTTATGAGAAAGCCGGTATGTGGCGGGAGGCAATTGAGTCATCTGAAAAAGCAGTGGAATTAGCAAAAAGATATGATGATCCGAATCTTAGTAATTTTATTTTGCATGCAAAGAAAATAAAAGATAGAAGTAAATTGAAAGCTGAAACAAAATAA
- a CDS encoding GWxTD domain-containing protein, whose protein sequence is MDRKTLNIILACAFLLFFSFLENSICSTDDLYKMGIEALKAKDTLRAEQLFKESIRQNSDAPSYFELAKINLSRNTFLSRNIAFENFQKAVWKDPNNIEYKYEYAKICKDFARFTAIDEYKEILKLDSTQVNAWINLGSIKEKEYSEFDKSVRNADGILMPLQEYADEDLREAEKYYKNALSIDSVNYDAILKLSLLYQKAEEPEKGISLLQRLVRNKKDDRDIHLSLGLLYYHSSKIKESFSEYKKAISLMDPDERKDFTINSVKLLLDPLFDDVMKKMSDDELEDFINLYWKVSEPLYLTDYNERLLEHYTRVAYSNLNFSVPKMGIVGWKSDRGEVILRYGEPLSRIRMRPQMGDNAVMVKTDVWNYKDFTLGFTDMASSGNYIFSAPAAEKDKLASQFTGDTNTYIADLRRNYYSYYEPKFDGPTIETPFNFSQLKSLDLRNHTDLLVSYALDAADSLRIADNFKIDHEAGVFFFDKDYEEKESKKERIEKFDAVNDVISASGKKLLVNTIDVPVLTDSGFVALEIRRTNDNGTSANRSKIKIKKFSNTRLDISDLILASRVELEKTSDHFVQRGNIFIQPNPTNQFDKTNRPYLYYEVYNLGTDAKGLTNFEQRISVSEFKEEKDFNVEDAFKSVLDLLGIGKNEEKISLTSNYQTAGKDSKIYLQLDLSKYPKGKYLIVVLIKDKISGREVETKSVVDWSN, encoded by the coding sequence TTGGACAGAAAAACTTTAAATATAATTTTGGCATGTGCTTTTTTATTATTTTTTTCATTTTTAGAAAATTCTATCTGCTCAACAGATGATCTTTATAAAATGGGAATTGAAGCGCTCAAAGCAAAAGATACACTTCGGGCAGAACAATTATTTAAAGAATCGATCCGCCAAAATTCCGACGCCCCTTCATATTTCGAACTAGCCAAAATCAATCTTAGCAGAAACACTTTTCTATCGCGCAATATAGCTTTTGAGAATTTTCAGAAGGCTGTTTGGAAAGATCCGAATAATATTGAGTATAAATATGAGTACGCAAAAATCTGTAAAGACTTTGCGCGTTTTACAGCAATTGATGAATACAAAGAAATTTTAAAATTGGACAGTACACAAGTTAATGCATGGATTAATCTCGGCTCAATAAAAGAAAAAGAATATTCCGAGTTTGATAAATCCGTCCGGAATGCGGATGGAATTCTTATGCCTCTTCAAGAATATGCTGATGAAGATCTGCGTGAGGCGGAAAAGTATTATAAGAATGCTCTTTCAATTGATTCTGTTAATTATGATGCGATACTCAAACTGAGTTTGCTGTATCAGAAAGCGGAAGAACCGGAAAAAGGAATTTCACTTTTGCAGAGGTTGGTCCGCAATAAAAAAGACGACCGCGATATTCATCTTTCTCTAGGATTGCTCTATTATCATTCTTCTAAAATCAAAGAGAGTTTTAGCGAATACAAGAAAGCGATTTCTTTGATGGACCCAGATGAACGGAAAGATTTTACAATCAATTCCGTTAAGTTATTATTGGATCCGCTTTTCGATGATGTAATGAAAAAAATGAGCGATGATGAATTAGAAGATTTTATAAACTTATACTGGAAAGTTTCCGAGCCGCTCTATCTTACAGATTATAACGAGCGTCTGCTTGAACATTATACGCGCGTTGCTTATTCAAATCTTAATTTCAGCGTACCTAAGATGGGAATTGTCGGCTGGAAGTCCGACCGCGGCGAAGTTATTCTTCGATACGGCGAACCGTTAAGCAGAATTAGAATGCGCCCGCAAATGGGAGATAATGCCGTCATGGTAAAAACCGATGTGTGGAATTATAAAGACTTCACACTTGGATTTACAGATATGGCTTCGAGCGGAAATTATATTTTTTCTGCACCCGCCGCCGAGAAGGATAAACTTGCATCCCAGTTCACCGGGGATACTAATACTTACATTGCAGATCTGCGGCGGAATTATTATTCCTACTACGAACCTAAATTTGACGGACCGACGATTGAAACACCGTTTAATTTTTCTCAATTGAAAAGTTTGGATTTGAGAAACCATACCGATCTTCTTGTAAGTTATGCTTTGGATGCTGCTGACTCTTTACGCATTGCGGATAATTTTAAAATTGATCACGAAGCAGGAGTCTTTTTCTTTGATAAAGATTACGAAGAGAAGGAAAGCAAAAAAGAACGAATCGAAAAGTTTGATGCAGTGAACGATGTCATTTCCGCATCCGGCAAAAAATTATTGGTAAACACAATTGACGTACCGGTGTTGACGGATTCCGGTTTTGTAGCCCTGGAAATAAGGCGGACAAATGATAACGGAACTTCGGCTAACCGTTCAAAAATTAAGATCAAAAAATTCAGCAATACGCGTCTCGATATAAGCGATCTCATTCTTGCATCGCGGGTTGAACTTGAAAAAACATCGGACCATTTTGTTCAAAGGGGAAATATTTTTATCCAGCCGAATCCGACAAACCAATTTGATAAAACTAACCGCCCGTATCTTTATTATGAAGTCTATAATCTCGGGACAGACGCAAAAGGATTAACAAATTTTGAACAAAGAATTAGTGTTAGTGAGTTTAAAGAAGAAAAAGATTTCAATGTGGAAGATGCTTTCAAATCTGTGCTGGATCTATTGGGTATCGGCAAGAATGAAGAAAAGATCTCTCTCACTTCAAATTACCAGACAGCCGGGAAGGATTCTAAAATTTATTTACAACTTGATCTTAGTAAATATCCCAAAGGGAAATATTTAATTGTCGTTTTGATCAAAGACAAGATAAGCGGAAGAGAAGTAGAAACTAAATCGGTTGTTGATTGGAGTAATTAA
- a CDS encoding DUF5916 domain-containing protein translates to MKKYFTLLLFLPIMLFAQEKEKVLVLKKINTPIKVDGIIDEAWSKADSATNFFQLSPFYGKPATKKSYAKVLTTETSLFCLIVCYDEKQNIQQNTGKQDDMGGDVVSIMLDTFGDKQSAYKFAVNAAGTRADCRLLDDGRNRDYSWDGIWFSDAKIYDWGFVIEIEIPYKSIQYNEKLTSWGLDFDRWRPLNSEDLYWSEYTQNEGQRISKFGKLLFQEFKPSIKGLNLEFYPTVFGKIDYIGNNKYKVDPKAGIDIFYNPSPQLTVQATAYPDFAQIEADPYEFNISRYEVFFSEHRPFFVQGREIFMPSGADRNSGFYNPLELFYSRRIGKKLPDGSEVPITFGAKAFGRINDWEYGGFVARTEQKDFTNYDGSNSTEPSSIFISGRVKKQILDNSSLGVLFVGKQTADNTYGVIDIDGAFRGPDWQLAYQVARSVKNSDGDFAVSAGFRKIGTTWVNLFRGRYIGSNFDIDQIGFVPWRGTAELVTLTGPAWYPKEGEISQILIFTGPVLNYEKVDAYTDWAFVLGMDMSFRSNIGYEVEIDLGKSKDLNVKYDFHSYRFSGWTNQAKWSANINGGYQKTYNFSRNYLAGFGNFGASFSWKIFDILELGSSYYMGIEGNPNGNIEEISYNARPYFSLTPINDLNIRTYVDNTWRRSGDGIDRVFVGFLFAYQFSPKSWLYLALNEVDERDYKYDSSNRLLGSHMMLTDRVSVFKLKYLYYF, encoded by the coding sequence ATGAAAAAATATTTTACTCTTTTACTGTTTCTTCCAATTATGCTTTTTGCCCAGGAGAAAGAAAAAGTATTGGTGCTAAAAAAAATTAATACGCCGATTAAAGTTGACGGTATAATTGATGAGGCATGGAGTAAAGCCGATTCGGCAACAAATTTTTTTCAGCTTTCGCCGTTTTACGGAAAGCCGGCTACTAAAAAAAGTTATGCTAAAGTCCTAACAACCGAAACTTCTCTCTTTTGTTTAATAGTTTGTTACGATGAAAAACAAAACATACAGCAGAATACAGGAAAACAAGACGATATGGGTGGCGACGTTGTTTCAATTATGCTCGATACTTTTGGCGATAAACAATCGGCGTACAAATTTGCCGTAAATGCCGCCGGAACCCGTGCCGACTGCCGCCTTCTAGATGACGGGCGCAACCGCGATTACAGCTGGGACGGCATCTGGTTTTCTGATGCCAAAATATACGACTGGGGTTTTGTTATTGAAATTGAGATTCCTTACAAATCAATTCAGTATAATGAGAAATTAACTTCATGGGGATTGGATTTTGACAGATGGCGGCCATTAAACAGTGAAGATCTTTACTGGAGCGAGTACACTCAAAACGAAGGGCAGCGTATTTCAAAATTCGGCAAGCTATTATTTCAAGAATTCAAACCGTCAATCAAAGGATTGAATCTTGAATTTTATCCGACAGTTTTTGGAAAAATTGACTACATCGGCAACAACAAATACAAAGTTGATCCGAAAGCCGGCATCGATATTTTTTACAATCCATCGCCTCAATTAACTGTTCAAGCTACAGCTTACCCGGACTTTGCACAGATAGAAGCCGATCCGTACGAATTTAATATTTCCCGTTATGAAGTTTTCTTTTCCGAACACAGACCATTTTTTGTACAAGGAAGAGAAATATTTATGCCTTCGGGAGCCGATAGAAATTCCGGTTTCTATAATCCATTGGAATTATTCTATTCAAGAAGAATCGGTAAGAAATTGCCGGATGGATCGGAAGTTCCAATAACTTTTGGTGCAAAAGCATTCGGCAGAATTAATGATTGGGAATACGGGGGATTTGTTGCACGGACCGAACAAAAAGATTTTACAAATTACGACGGATCGAATTCAACAGAACCTTCATCAATTTTTATTTCGGGTAGAGTGAAAAAACAAATTTTGGATAACTCCTCTCTCGGAGTTCTATTCGTAGGCAAACAAACGGCAGATAACACATACGGTGTAATTGATATTGACGGAGCGTTTAGAGGACCCGACTGGCAGCTAGCTTATCAAGTAGCACGCTCGGTCAAAAATTCAGATGGAGATTTCGCAGTATCAGCTGGTTTTAGAAAAATCGGTACTACCTGGGTAAATTTATTCCGTGGAAGATATATAGGATCCAATTTCGATATTGATCAAATTGGATTTGTTCCGTGGCGAGGTACCGCTGAACTTGTTACTTTAACCGGACCGGCTTGGTATCCAAAAGAAGGTGAAATTTCACAGATCTTAATTTTTACCGGACCGGTATTAAATTATGAAAAAGTTGACGCATATACAGATTGGGCATTCGTTCTTGGTATGGATATGTCCTTCAGAAGTAATATCGGTTATGAAGTTGAAATTGATCTTGGCAAATCGAAAGACTTAAATGTTAAATATGATTTTCATTCGTACAGATTCAGCGGCTGGACCAACCAGGCAAAATGGAGCGCAAACATTAATGGCGGTTATCAAAAAACTTACAATTTCAGTAGAAATTATCTTGCCGGATTCGGAAATTTCGGTGCATCCTTCAGCTGGAAAATATTTGATATACTCGAGCTCGGTTCTTCTTATTATATGGGAATTGAAGGAAATCCGAATGGAAACATCGAAGAAATTTCTTACAACGCTCGTCCTTATTTTTCTTTAACACCAATTAACGATTTAAATATTAGGACTTATGTTGATAATACATGGCGAAGATCAGGTGACGGAATTGATAGAGTTTTTGTAGGTTTTTTATTTGCATACCAATTTTCACCTAAAAGCTGGCTTTATCTGGCTCTTAACGAAGTAGACGAACGCGATTATAAATACGATTCGAGCAATAGATTACTTGGAAGTCATATGATGTTAACGGACCGGGTTTCTGTTTTCAAACTAAAATATCTTTATTACTTCTAG
- a CDS encoding Spy/CpxP family protein refolding chaperone, with the protein MQNLKSLLFIAIILLIPLFYFSACSEKADVSAPDQLDFDSPQFAVIDYNDVLNGIEDATLDSNMTFNTTLANYSFMSSMNSFSPGNQMMNRNPWLMHFDMGKHLGLFFRGLNLTDAQKSQIRDQMTQFHATIKPLVQQFKDANADIIAKANADRKAIADSVKAGTLTRAQASVKIKTLNETTRDAIKNNPKSIEIKKEMCDEKANLFAEIAKILTPDQLVKWNNRISRIPDPCS; encoded by the coding sequence ATGCAAAATTTAAAATCATTACTCTTTATTGCAATAATCTTATTAATTCCGCTTTTTTACTTTAGTGCCTGCAGCGAAAAAGCCGATGTGAGTGCCCCCGATCAACTAGACTTCGATTCTCCTCAATTTGCTGTAATAGACTATAATGATGTTTTAAATGGAATTGAAGATGCTACTTTGGATAGCAACATGACATTCAATACTACTCTTGCTAATTACAGTTTCATGAGTTCTATGAATTCATTCTCTCCAGGAAATCAAATGATGAATAGAAATCCATGGCTGATGCATTTTGATATGGGAAAACATCTTGGACTCTTTTTCAGAGGATTGAATTTGACCGATGCTCAGAAGAGCCAGATTAGAGATCAGATGACTCAATTCCATGCGACGATCAAACCGCTTGTACAGCAATTTAAAGATGCTAACGCCGATATAATCGCAAAAGCAAATGCCGATCGTAAAGCGATTGCCGATTCTGTAAAAGCTGGGACACTTACTAGAGCGCAGGCATCGGTTAAAATAAAAACATTAAATGAAACAACGCGTGATGCGATTAAAAATAATCCTAAGTCTATTGAGATAAAGAAAGAAATGTGCGATGAGAAAGCTAACCTGTTTGCCGAGATTGCAAAAATCTTAACACCGGATCAGCTTGTTAAATGGAACAACAGAATTTCAAGAATTCCGGATCCTTGCTCATAA